The following are encoded in a window of Staphylococcus piscifermentans genomic DNA:
- the asp3 gene encoding accessory Sec system protein Asp3: MAETQHFNVYWRQINQSTFMYGARLQFQSGGAQYDNRLMPSGTVIHEWYMHTNFYTDRAFPALPFLKKGITYRFKFHVTAVPANTVYFKIIFLKRNGTEAATFIAKDKEIDIEMPEEAYEYQVQMINAAMESLHFERIEIIPEEQVAATSHPADTLEALRQEGGGRDG, from the coding sequence ATGGCAGAGACACAGCATTTCAATGTTTATTGGCGACAAATTAATCAGTCCACTTTCATGTACGGGGCGCGACTTCAATTTCAATCTGGCGGCGCTCAGTATGATAACCGTTTGATGCCTTCAGGAACCGTCATTCATGAATGGTATATGCACACGAATTTTTATACTGACCGTGCCTTTCCTGCTTTACCTTTTCTGAAAAAAGGTATCACATATCGTTTTAAATTCCATGTGACTGCTGTACCAGCTAACACCGTTTATTTTAAGATTATTTTTTTAAAAAGAAATGGGACAGAAGCGGCGACGTTTATTGCGAAAGATAAAGAAATTGATATCGAGATGCCGGAAGAGGCTTACGAATACCAAGTGCAAATGATTAATGCGGCAATGGAATCCCTGCATTTCGAACGGATTGAAATTATTCCAGAAGAACAAGTCGCAGCGACATCTCATCCTGCCGATACGTTAGAGGCGTTGCGCCAAGAGGGAGGTGGCAGAGATGGCTAA